The Xylophilus rhododendri region CCGACCGCATCGAGCTGATGTCCACCTTCGTGCGTATCGTCGAATCCGGCAGCCTCTCGGCCGCCGCCGCGCAGATGGGCACCACCCAGCCCACCGTGAGCCGCCGCCTGCAGGCGCTGGAAAAGCAGCTGGGCCTGCGCCTGATCAAGCGCTCCACCCACGCCATGACGCTGACCGAGGACGGCCAGCGCTGCTTCGACGGCGCGCGCGAGCTGCTGGCCAGCTGGCAGGCCTTCGAGGCCGACCTGCGTGGCGCCGGCGACGAGCCCGAGGGCACGCTGCGGGTGGTGGCGCCGCATGCCTTCGGCCAGTCGCAGCTGATCGGGCCGGTGGGCGAATACCTGGCGCGTTATCCGCGGGTGTCGGTGGAATGGCTGCTGCACGACCGCACGCCGGATTTCGTGGCCGACGGCATCGACTGCGCCATCCAGGTCGGCGAGGTGAGCGATCCGAACGTGGTCGCCATCGCCGTGGCGGAGATCCCGCGCAT contains the following coding sequences:
- a CDS encoding LysR family transcriptional regulator, which codes for MTPTPRPSAPASADRIELMSTFVRIVESGSLSAAAAQMGTTQPTVSRRLQALEKQLGLRLIKRSTHAMTLTEDGQRCFDGARELLASWQAFEADLRGAGDEPEGTLRVVAPHAFGQSQLIGPVGEYLARYPRVSVEWLLHDRTPDFVADGIDCAIQVGEVSDPNVVAIAVAEIPRIVVAAPQLLQGRAQIAHPSELAALPWLALRSFYRTEMSLVHARSGEQSRIGFKPRLSTDSLYALRSAALLGIGVGVGSAWLLRDDLASGRLVQLLPDWLAAPLPMYLVYPHARFYPARLRRFLEVIREAAPAAVRGALWHA